Proteins encoded together in one Microcebus murinus isolate Inina chromosome 16, M.murinus_Inina_mat1.0, whole genome shotgun sequence window:
- the LOC109729958 gene encoding piggyBac transposable element-derived protein 4 isoform X1: MSRKNERKELLEEMVNKVLDPSDEDVDLFSDDSEECCPSGDRGDSSDSSCSPPRKARRTLHADLSSGKGGSKLITETIEAVVADFRESDSSDISEEPVVTSVSSLTWGPVSGSNMKIFDFIESNAGVPTGVAVNLCEKTPYDFFKFFITDDVIDYMVKETNIYASQTLQKGNVKPHCRLKKWYDVTSQEMERFLGVLFWMGLNKKPRLSDYWSKNILYDNSLERFISHNRFEMLLRMWHFSNNEECPPGDHLFKIQPLLDRLLERFQVAVVPGKEICIDETTMPFHGRLSFMQYINKCHKFGIKLLKLCLKDGYTWNVKVYCGKEAKSSIPVSSSVVMKLLEGLLDSGRVLYTDSEYTSVHLAHQLLEHSTYLVGTLRSGRKLTPTDVVQAKLNKNEVIARESDTGVVILKWKDKRDVLMLSTMHGKDNKAVETRKGVVEKPHMIVDYNNLKSFIDLSAKLRVYSCSLRHGITWFRKLAIELITGSALVNSLVLYRAVNKKKISITKFKEQVCLRLLQTDATPPAVLSLPMPSVTCSLRNMGTARRRCTVCYERTQAEKGWEYAMKRCKQTAWRCSKCNAYFCVECFFLKHTSIKK, translated from the coding sequence ATGTCTAGGAAAAATGAGCGTAAAGAATTATTGGAAGAAATGGTGAACAAAGTTTTGGACCCGAGTGACGAAGATGTTGATCTATTTAGTGATGATTCAGAGGAGTGCTGTCCTAGTGGAGATCGTGGAGACAGTTCTGATAGCAGTTGCAGCCCACCGAGAAAAGCTAGAAGAACATTACATGCAGATCTTTCTAGTGGGAAAGGTGGTTCAAAATTGATTACTGAAACAATTGAAGCAGTTGTAGCCGATTTCAGGGAGAGTGATTCTTCAGACATTTCTGAAGAACCTGTAGTGACTAGTGTAAGTTCTCTGACCTGGGGTCCAGTGTCAGGAAGTAACATGAAGATTTTTGACTTCATTGAAAGTAACGCTGGTGTTCCCACTGGAGTTGCAGTAAATCTCTGTGAAAAAACACCTTatgattttttcaaattcttcataACAGATGATGTGATTGACTACATGGTGAAGGAAACTAATATCTATGCCAGTCAGACTTTACAAAAGGGTAATGTCAAACCCCACTGCCGACTAAAAAAGTGGTATGATGTTACTTCTCAAGAAATGGAGCGATTTTTGGGAGTATTGTTTTGGATGGGCCTTAACAAGAAGCCAAGACTTTCGGACTATTGgtcaaaaaacattttgtatgaCAATTCATTGGAAAGGTTTATATCACATAACCGCTTCGAAATGCTTCTGAGAATGTGGCATTTCTCTAACAATGAAGAATGTCCTCCTGGTGACCATCTCTTCAAGATCCAGCCACTTCTTGATCGTCTTCTTGAAAGGTTTCAGGTTGCTGTAGTTCCAGGTAAGGAAATATGTATTGACGAAACAACAATGCCATTTCATGGCCGTTTGAGTTTCATGCAGTACATAAACAAGTGCCATAAATTTGGAATAAAACTTTTGAAACTCTGCCTAAAAGATGGTTACACCTGGAATGTGAAAGTTTACTGTGGGAAGGAAGCAAAATCTAGCATTCCTGTTTCATCCTCAGTTGTCATGAAGCTATTGGAAGGTTTACTAGATAGTGGGCGTGTTTTGTACACAGACAGTGAATACACCAGTGTCCACCTAGCTCATCAACTCCTTGAGCACTCTACGTATCTGGTGGGCACGCTGAGAAGTGGCAGGAAGCTAACCCCGACAGATGTAGTGCAGGCAAAACTGAACAAGAACGAAGTAATAGCTCGAGAAAGTGATACAGGAGTCGTCATCCTCAAATGGAAGGACAAGAGAGATGTCCTCATGCTAAGTACTATGCATGGCAAAGACAATAAAGCAGTTGAAACGAGAAAAGGTGTTGTGGAAAAACCTCATATGATTGTGGATTATAATAATTTGAAGTCGTTCATTGACCTCTCAGCTAAACTGAGGGTGTATTCGTGTTCTTTGAGACATGGCATAACGTGGTTCAGAAAATTAGCCATAGAGCTAATCACAGGATCAGCTTTGGTGAACTCGCTCGTGCTCTACAGAGCTGTGAACAAAAAGAAGATCTCGATCACAAAGTTCAAAGAACAAGTTTGCCTCAGACTGCTCCAGACAGATGCAACACCTCCTGCAGTGCTGTCCCTCCCGATGCCATCTGTGACTTGTTCCCTCAGGAATATGGGCACTGCCAGAAGAAGATGTACTGTGTGCTACGAGAGAACACAAGCTGAGAAAGGGTGGGAATATGCCATGAAGAGGTGTAAACAGACAGCATGGAGATGCAGCAAGTGCAATGCGTACTTTTGTGTAGAATGCTTTTTCCTAAAACACACATCAATAAAAAAGTAG
- the ACP4 gene encoding testicular acid phosphatase — protein MAGPGFRGHPAGPLLLLLLVLLPQALLEGPLVFVALVFRHGDRAPLASYPTDPHKEVVSTLWPRGLGQLTGEGVRQQLELGRFLRSRYEDFLSPKYRREEVYIRSTDFDRTLESAQANLAGLFPEAAPGGSEAHWRPIPVHTVPVTEDKLLRFPMRSCPRYHELLRETTEAAEYQEALEGWTDFLTRLENFTGLSLVGEPLRRAWKVLDTLICQQAHGLPLPSWASPDVLRTLAQISTLDIGAHVGPPRAAEKAQLTGGILLDAILSNFSRVQRLGLPLKMVMYSAHDSTLLALQGALGLYDGHAPPYAACLGFEFRRRLGDVDEDGGNVTISLFYRNDSARLPLSLSLPGCPEPCPLSRFHQLTTPVRPPAHGVPCHGSYETAAPRAPVVPLLAGAVAVLAALCLGLGLLAWRPSCLRAWGGPV, from the exons ATGGCCGGGCCAGGGTTTCGGGGCCACCCTGCCGGACCTCTTCTCCTGTTGCTGTTGGTGCTGCTGCCACAGGCCCTGCTGGAAGGACCCCTGGTGTTTGTGGCTCTG GTGTTCCGCCATGGCGACCGGGCCCCACTGGCCTCCTACCCCACGGACCCGCACAAGGAGGTGGTCTCCACCCTGTGGCCACGTGGCCTGGGCCAGCTGACCGGG gagGGTGTCCGCCAGCAGCTGGAGCTGGGCCGCTTCCTGAGGAGCCGCTACGAGGACTTTCTGAGTCCCAAGTACCGGCGGGAGGAG GTGTACATTCGCAGCACAGACTTTGACCGGACGCTGGAGAGCGCTCAGGCCAACCTGGCCGGGCTGTTCCCTGAGGCCGCCCCGGGGGGCTCGGAGGCCCACTGGAGGCCCATCCCTGTGCACACGGTGCCGGTCACCGAGGACAAG CTGCTGAGGTTCCCCATGCGCAGCTGTCCCCGGTACCACGAACTGCTTCGGGAGACCACCGAGGCCGCCGAGTACCAGGAGGCCCTGGAGGGCTGGACG GACTTCCTGACGCGCCTGGAGAACTTCACCGGTCTGTCGCTGGTTGGAGAGCCGCTCCGGAGGGCATGGAAAGTTCTAGACACACTGATCTGCCAG CAAGCCCACGGCCTTCCCCTCCCATCGTGGGCCTCCCCAGATGTCCTGAGGACACTCGCCCAGATCTCCACTTTGGATATCGGGGCCCACGTGGGCCCCCCTCGGGCGGCAGAGAAAGCCCAGCTGACAGGGG GGATCCTGCTGGATGCTATCCTCTCCAACTTCTCCCGGGTCCAGCGCCTCGGGCTGCCCCTCAAGATGGTCATGTACTCAGCC CATGACAGCACCCTGCTGGCCCTCCAGGGGGCCCTGGGCCTCTACGATGGCCACGCCCCGCCGTATGCTGCCTGTCTTGGCTTTGAGTTCCGGAGGCGCCTCGGGGATGTGGACGAAGATGGAGG GAATGTCACCATCTCCCTCTTCTACCGCAACGACTCGGCCCGCCTGCCCCTGTCTCTCAGCCTCCCGGGGTGCCCAGAGCCCTGCCCACTCAGCCGCTTCCACCAGCTGACCACCCCAGTCCGGCCTCCAGCTCACGGGGTCCCCTGCCATGGCTCCTACGAGACTGCCGCCCCCCGAG CCCCCGTGGTGCCCCTGCTGGCCGGAGCCGTGGCCGTGCTGGCGGCCCtgtgcctggggctgggcctgctGGCCTGGAGACCGAGCTGCCTGCGGGCCTGGGGGGGTCCCGTGTGA